The genomic interval GTAATCTGGAAACATAGAGCATGATTCAGGTGTTAGTTACGCAACACAAGTACTTTCTAAGCCAATCATGTTTATAAACAAGTAAAGGTTTTCTGTTGTGTTTTTGACCGTAAGGGTTGGTACCATTCACATGAACACTGTGTCTGTCTGTCTGACCATGTATTGATTGttttttatcttctttattAGTCCAAACATTTCAATGTAACTTTGCATGTACTGTTTAAACTCTTTCTTTTCTAAAGCCAGCTTCATGCACTAGTATCTCTTTTTTACAACTGAATTAAGCAATAGTCTGTCTTCTAGCATATGATTGTGTTTTTGAATTAGACCCAGTGGCTAGAGACAAAATAAATACACATGGTGGCTTGTTACCTCTCTCAGTAACAATACCAGCAATTGATTTATCCTGTCCAGGTTTAACAACCACCAGAGCTCCAACATTGTGTTGCGTCATCTGATAGAAGAAACTTTATCATGTTGAAGCATAACTGTTCACTTAAGAGGTAATATGAGGAGAAGACACATACAGATTTGACAGCATCATAGACAGAGTCATCAGTAGTGCACCAGAGCCAAGATCCATCAGCACTCTTCCCCTTAGACTTCAAAATATCTGCCACAGTGGCAGTCTCAAATCCACTCTCCTCTATTTGAGCAGATGAAACTGACATGGAGCGTGAATATACAGCAGGTAAAATAGATGGTTTTGGAGCACTGATGTGTCGCAGAACAGCAGACTTGAGGAGACTGCCATGTGACCCGATAGCTTGAATTGCCCGTTGCATTCTGTGTCAGATCAAACATATCAAAAGACATGATTACTCCATTTTGAACAAAGAAAATATCTGACTTATAAATTCTTATTATTTCACTTCTTTTTTGGCTAATGATAAAAGAGTATATAGAACTACAGATAGCAAAGAACTCGTGAGAATAAAGATGTCTTGGATGACTTAagagtttaaaatttgaacaaTACTGCAAAATTATCTCAAATACAACACAGAGAAGAACCAAAAGCAACCGAAAGTTCATCAATCTAAATTAAGGTATGACCAATTACTTGACTCCAACAAAGTCATGTGCCTGGCTAGAACTCTGGAAGTCCGGACGCTGTTGTTGAAGGCAAAGAGACTAGTTACTAATTATATCATGGCAGTTAATCAATAAAAAAGCACCAGAAAAAGCAGCAAGAAAAGACTGGACATTCGTGTAATAAACTGTTTgctactctctcttttttcttcctgATTTTTTGGATTTCAAGTAAATAAGTTGGTATTTGGAATAATTCAAACGAAAAAAGGGCTCCTCTtcccatggatttttttttgcttgtccGAAACAGAGTTGTTGCAAATCAATTTCCGTTGTAATGCAGGTGACTGCTAGAATGACCGGACAATCAGTTTCAGTATAAAGGACTGGTAAGAAAGCAACAAGAAAGTCTGTACAAGTGGAATTACTTAAAAAACAATATAGTTCTCAAACTATTCCACATAAATAAACAACCCCACACCAATCCTGATGGGGCCTGGGAGCATTATGTCAAGTGGAAGTTAATTTCCACTGCGCTGATGCAATGAAAAGGATGTAAAGCATTATAGCTCTAGCCTACCATTTTGTACACTGGTCAGCAAAAATACTGCTAGAACAAAGCAATGTACGCACCAAAATGTGTTGAATGACCAGCGAAATGGTCATGTCTACATATTGACTATTAATCGGTATTCATTTTGATGCACAGTATTCTACAGGGAATCCCCTATCAATGTAGTCAACCTTATTGATCTAGAGTAGAATCCAAGAGTCTGTCCAATTAATACTCCTAGATTCCAAGAATCATTTAGTTCATGAAAGTGCAAGGCGAAAAAACGGGCAAAGGTTTGCCAGCATTCGTTAGCAaatcaataatatttatttagGTCACAATCAACCAATAAGGAGTCACCACCAAATACAGAATCCAGCTATTGCCGTCTCCACTCAAAACACTAAATACTAAACTACACGCACTTGATGTGTCCATGATATGTGGGTGTACTGTTGTGATGTTACCGAATCACTCAAGCTCAATAATCAAAAGAAACAAGCGGACCATGAATTGCATATGAATCTACGGCACGCCTAACCCGAAACCAAAAGTAAGTTCTTTAGCTTCTCTAACTAAAAAAGTggccagaaaaaaaatcatggcaaGCAAAGCTGTATCGAAACACAAACTGTAACCCACGGAAGAGAACAATATTTCCAGAATAAAAGGGAGTAAAGCGTGCCGTGCTCTCTCAGGAAGTGCGAAAAGGATATCGCCGTTTATCTCAAGGAAGAACATCAACACTGTCACTCTACTTACACACCAGTGACAGACTGACAGTACCAAGAGGGAAGAACTATCTATAAACTCCTAACCTAATCAATCAAGCAGAAGTGTTATTCTCACTTGCCACTGCTTTCTAGCACTAGTAATTTTCGCTTtctttccctaaaaaaaatatcctttcATTTGCCAAACTGAGAAGGACAGTAGCAGGCAAGCAGAGCTGTGGTCGTTTGTTCATGAAaggcaaaacaaaataaacaaaagatGAACAGATCGTGTGGGCAAACCAAGAACACACTGTAAAAAGCAAAAGTACGATTCTCTGATCTGCACTCTGAACTCAAGAAACCTTCCAGTCCAGACTCCACACACACGCACATCAACATCACATCTCACACTCAAGCAAGAACGAGAAACCAACCAGAACCGATCCACACaccatcatcagcagcagctcTACTTCCAACTCTGAGCATGGATTGGAAAGGATGCTTGGATGCTGCTTTAcctgagaggaggaggaggaggaggaggacgccgaccCGGATGCAGTGGTtggggaggatgaggaggaaggaggacacTTGGTATGATGTGAGGCGAGAGGCGTGGTGATGAGCTCTAATTAAAGTGACACCTCCCCTCTCTGGCGCGGTGCGGTGAAGTCATGTGCCTCCGGTCTTATCCGCTCAGCCCCTGTCTGCTCTTTTTCTCAGAAGATTTCTTACTTCAATTTCAGTGCAGATTAGGGAGAAAAATCACGAGTTTTCAGCGAAAATGAAGGTGGATATGGACAAGTAGTCAAGTGGACTAGTACTCCAGTAGTGGTACTGTAGAGAGGGAAGGCATCCCAGtaacaaaaatataaacaaaaaaaatctattttaaaaCGAAGGGTGTAAGAATAACCGTGTTTTTACTGTTTGTAGTCTGATTGATGATGTGATTTTCACATGACAAAGATTGAGAGTCTTAAATATATTGTTACTGGTCAAAATTTACCAAAGTTGTTGGCACGAATTTTAGAATGTCATCCTCTTGAAAAGAAGGGAGATAATAGTAGTATTATCCAGCAAGTGAGCACACGAGCAGTCAACACAGACCACCATCTCGTACCATATGCACAGTTTTGAAACACAAGAAACATTCCAGCGTGCGGGCCTCACGTTTCAGGCAATATACTTCACAACTTCTCACGTAGGCACAGCCCGAGCAGATCACCGACCACCATCGCTAAGCTCGTGCACAGTAGAAAAAGAAACTCAAATCGATTCGCCGATGCCGCACGTACGTACACACAAACCGAGCTGCTAGCACGAGGgtaaaataaatcaatctaaaatatactcctatcttatgacatactccctctaatcataaagaaagtcgtttaggacaatgcttAAGTAaaccttagaaatataaataatgaataactctcaaattgttgagtttaaaaatataaaaattatatgaatagatttgtcttgaaaaatgctttcataaaaatatacatatatcacttttcaataaatatttttatagaaacaagaagtcaaagttgtgttttgaagaccgtTTCGttatccaaaacgacttcctttacgagtacggagagagtagcatAGTAAAACGAATGTAAAGtttcatcatattttaaattattttactcCTACTTTGAAACGAAGAAAGTACCAGGGGTGCACCTATAATACCAGTACTGGTGATAACAATAATTGCAATGACAAAATTGGACCGAGctgctagtactactactctacTAGCAACGACAATAATTGCAATGGAGCAACGACAATTAGGGCCTATCTGGTACAGttctaactcctaaatttaactccagaagttaagtctggagtggagttgtggagctgcctaaatccAGCTCTACAActtagtacattttgtgagagagctttacccaactccactcccattttagtgaagctgaaactgtttggctgaactccagctccaggagaggtggagctagagctggagctatgcTAAACAAACCTTTATAGAGAGGAAGCAAAGAAACAGCAAAGCAATTTGCTGATGAGTTATATCTAAAAACGAAAGCAATGGTGCtgatgcggcggcgagcggtcgGTGTCACGGCCGCACGTAAACAAAagaggcgtcgccgtcgcggtgcGCCGTTGGCCTCtggcccggccggccggcgaacGGGAGGAGGGAACAGGTGGACCGATCACCCGAGTCCTGGACGCCGACGTTTTAACCGAGCTTCGAAATGCGGGATTTGCTCCGGTGTTTTCTCGGTGAAATCTCTCCATGATTGAGGCTGACGCTGTTGGTGTTCGGTGGAATGGGGGGAAATATCTCGTCGAATTGCGGGAGTGGCGAGCCGGTGGTGTAGTGTTTAGAGCAggtaaataaagagagagaagagcaacagattatatatttgtagccagctgtagtatGGACTTTAAGACCTACTGTGTGTATGATAAGTGataccaggtattaatagtataatatgtaactattatatgaatgagctattaaattggctaatGATAaattggagccagtagttggctatactattaaacttgcttttagAGCAAGTACAGTAgcatgctataagccagctataaacatattttaaaaagataaagagagagagaatagtagcgggctacagatttgtagccagctacagcacggactccaagacgtaatgtatgtatgacaggtaggaccaggtattaatagtataataatcGATTATTATacgaattggctattacattagcTATGGATGATTTGgggctagtagttggctatactattgaacttgctcttagctaGCTGTGGATGGGTCCATGCCGGCCGTGGTCCCGCGGATTCATTACGATTCCTGCATCTTTTGTGCTCGACACTGGTCAAGTTGGGGGTTGGATCACTGCCCACTAAGTGCTTGAGGATTAGTTCACCTTTTCTATTTGGTGGCGGCCCGATCACTGT from Oryza glaberrima chromosome 3, OglaRS2, whole genome shotgun sequence carries:
- the LOC127767106 gene encoding CBS domain-containing protein CBSX3, mitochondrial; amino-acid sequence: MQRAIQAIGSHGSLLKSAVLRHISAPKPSILPAVYSRSMSVSSAQIEESGFETATVADILKSKGKSADGSWLWCTTDDSVYDAVKSMTQHNVGALVVVKPGQDKSIAGIVTERDYLRKIIVQGRSSKSTKVGDIMTEENQLITVKPDTRVLQAMQLMTEKRIRHIPVIDGTGMVGMVSIGDIVRAVVSEHREELNRLNAYIQGGY